The genomic stretch TAAGAGGGGTTAACtgaaaaaccctcaaaaccaaaaaacaccaaaacaaaccatcTCCCCAAGGCATCCACCCCCCATACACTCAACTCTTGCTTTCATCATGTATTTACAAAAAATCTAGTTCACTTGAAGTGTGTTAACACACACTGTTCCCTAAGGAGCAATGAATAATTTAAACAGTTCAAAATCTTTAGTTTTAACTGAAACGTGAATTTCTCAGTATTATTATTAAACAATTACCTTCAGCTCAGCTAAGCTGGTTGTTTGCACAGGCACCAGTTGTGGTATTTCTTCATCATCATGATCACCTGGTTCTTGGGCtacttctactttttcttttatcacAAGCTCcttggtagcagcagcagcattcatTTCAGTTGTCAAAGGGACTTGACTTGAATTCAGTTTTTTACCTGCCTTCTTTGGTTTCTTGTTCTTTACCTTCTAGAATTAATTGGAAGTACATCTCAGACAAATCCCCATAACATTTCTAAATGTATAATAATTGTTTTCATATGGTTACAAATAAGATGATCTAGtgacattaatttaaatattgttgTTTAATAGACCTGGACTGGTCCACCatatgtaaaatatgaaaaaatgcattaCTTTCAGAAGTTTATTATAAATAGCTCATAAGTAAACAATAATAATGTCACAATTACAGTCTTTAAGTTGAATATATATACTCCAAATTTAGACAAAATAACATAATAAGCAGAACTCAGTACCAAGAAAtagctgcttattttctttttttgaaatgtaggtGAGTCCCCCctcatatatacaaatatatgagCTTGTGAATTATTCAGATGCCACTGATTAGCTAACAAATAATAGATGCATAGTCTGAATCCATGTATATGTTAACAGGTATATTTTCAGAAGGCAAATATGAATAAACAATACAAGCAAAAGTTCTAAGAATGAATCTCAGTGCCCTACAGTTTAGGACTAGAAACACTTAACTTAGGTTGTAAAGCAAATTGCAAATAACTATGAGGGAGTTTCCATGATTTTGTTAGTATTACTGAGTATTTGAAGCACTCGGAGTCAGAAGTGCCTAACCCATCTGTAGCCATAAACACCTGCCATCAACTACTAAAATGTTTAAACTCAACGCATCACACACTATAATGCATAAAAGCAAGCCAAAGAACTAGTTGTTCCGATTTGGTTTTATGGAAagtttgaacaatttttttttttacctttacttccttttttttgagAGATGGCTGTCTGTCAAGCTCATCCAAGTTGGAGATACTTGCAGTAAAAATCGGAAGTGCAACTGATTTAAGTGTTTTGAGGTgaagaatttttacatttttccaattctgcaacaacaaaaccagtgtatatgtaaaaataacaaGGCTGAATTATGAACTGAGTTGGCTTTAATGCAGTCAATCAGCAGTACCTTTGGTAACTTCTTAGCAATCACCTCAGCTGCCGCAATGATATTATCTAGTATCTCATCAACTTTCATTCCAGTGTGACCTATACGTGCTGTACTGAAAGAAGTGAAAAGTAATATTTATATGTGGGCAAATAAACATACTTTGAGTTACTTGTTCCTAGGCATACCCAGAAATGAAAAAAGCCCACTTATCTGCAATTATCTTAACTTTCATAAAGGATGGCTGGCTATTGCAGAAGTCTTTTGTAATAACAGTCAGAATAGATTCACCTGTATTAACCTTTCCATATTGGGATATGCCACTTCTGCCTTATATTAGTAACCATATTACCAATTTAGATCCTTTTAGATGCACAATAAATGAGAAAAGTCTTATAAGAATATAGTATTTTGGAAGTAGTTTTTATCTAAtttaacaataatatttttctaagatTGTACGTGCTGTTTGACAGCGATAGTTGCCTAGAAATTCCTTAGGTATaaggagaaagagacaaaaagtaaaaactttACAGTAAAACTTCTTAGTAAGTAGAACTACTGATTTCTTTATACAGGTTAAGTTTCAAAATGGCCCATATCTGGAATGGTGACCCTTAACCTCTTTTATTCACGtattaatggaataaaaataactcACTTAGAATTCCTACAGTTAAGGTACAACTGTCCTGCAAGTGAAGTATTAATCTACTCATACTTACTAACAGCACCCTTTGTTGGTAACTGGGAGTGTAGTCCCCTGGATATGTTTTTGTAGTTCCTTAGCAAGATTTCTGGCTTTCAGGTTTACAGATAAAGGTGCCctcaaaaagaaagaggggagattaaaaaaaaaaacacaaaaaaccaaacaaacaaaaaaaaaacccaaaaagcccacaacccaaccaaccaaaacaaaaacaccaccccccaaaaccccaaccaaccaaaactttCCTAAGAAGAatctaatcttaaaaaaaagctaaCGCAAAATGGATATACAGAATTTAAAGACCtactttttcctttcataaaagTGTTTTCCTAGATGTGAGGGCAAAAGCCTTCTAATTCGGTCATCAGACAGAAAGAGATCAAATCTGTTCAGGAGGCGACGCTTTGCTTCAAATAGTTTATACTCTTTTTTGAGAGTTTTGTATGAGATGATCTGCAATGCAAGTAACAGTTTAGTCCCCACTGCTGAAAACGCAGCCTAGAATACTTCTTAGAACTGCACAGAATTAATTTGCCTAACTGATAGTCTATCATGGTGCATTATTTTAGAATGCTGAAGACAATCAGTAGAAAAAAGATACagtactttttgttttaagagcTAAACAATATGGATCTCTTGCATATTAACTGTGAATCACCAAACAGAACTTCAGTACACGGTAACATCTACATCgaagttaaatacaaaaataaaattattttctcattttattgctAGCAGCATAAACAATCCAATCCAGCTGCAAAGAACTCAAATATTCTTTTACATTATGAGTTTTTCCAGTTGCTTACTCAAAATAAATATTGAGCATTTATCTAGCAATTACATCTGATTGCTAAAGATCATGTTTCaaactgaagaaattattctgaGTAAATTTTGAAGTTTAGAAAAACTACAGTTTGAATAGTCAGAAAAATCTTACTAGAGATCATTAACTTGGAACCATTGAGATTAGAAtattaaacagcagaaaacaacaactactttccctttttgttggtacaagaggaaagaaacaacagTACTGTACTATACCATCATATATCTTTCTTACCTGGCTAACACTTCTGATCCCATTCTGGATTAAAAGTTTCCTGTACAGATTTTCAGTCTGTTCTGCTGATAAATTTGGTTCATCCTTTGTGAACAGGCAAACCTCAGCTGTTTCTGGTCGAATGCCATGGGGCAGTGGTCTACAACGAGAATACAAGATGGACAGGGAATGTCTAAGAGGAGAAAGAAGTTTCTTCCAGCACTAGGTCTACACTGAGGCATTGTCACCCTTTAACGAGTACTACAGGGAAGCTACGTATCTAGATGCTGTTCTTCGTTAACTACTAAACGTCCTCTGTGGAACCTACACTTTTAAAACCACACAGAGGTTTTAAAACCACTATAAGAGGTTAACAATCATATACCCTGGCTCCAGGCAGATACACCACTGAATCCATCTGTCCTGCTAGGAGCCGTTACCACACAGgtcctgggaggaagaggaggaggtggaccATCCGTTCAGTCATTAGACATGTCTTTGTAGTACTGGGACCCAGATAAACAGACATAAACTTTCTCAATATAGCATAGTTACAGTCTAAAAGAAAACTTATAACTCATATTCGGGTTTGGGtatcacaagaaagaaaaaggggtcCTTCTAATGATTTGGTGGTGGATCAAGACAAAAAAGAGGTTGACTTCTTTTCTTGAGCTTCAGGACCGAAAGGCACATACCTTGTAACTGACACCAACAAAATCAGTATTCTCTGTGTGCATAAAGCAGGCACAGCCGAGCTTCCAGTTACAGCAAAAGCGGGGGTGAAGCAGTGGTCTGACCCGACAGCTCTCCCTCACGGCACGGGAACTGCCAGACAGGACCGTGGCCGTCAAGCCCCTCAAGCTCAGAACGGGCCAAGTGCTCTTTTCCAAGCCAAAGGACACGAGCAACCCCTGTAACTACGCGGCCGAGGGTGAATATCTTACATTTTGATGACCTGTGCCACCCGCGGGACCTTCCAGACCGTCACCACGAGGTGGACGTTCTCGCTCTCGTTGAGGAGCAGCGCGTCTCCCTTGGCCTTGCTTCTGGAGAAAGCCAGGAGGGCCTCCACCGCCTTCTTCACCTGCAACGGCACGACAGCGGCAGCAGCCGGAGTTGAGTtaaggcccggcccggcccggccgcgctcccaACCCGCCGCCCCGCAGTACCTGGGCGCGCTCCAGATGCTCCGGCCCCTTCGCCATGGCTCCGTCGGCGCCACGTGCAGCCGCCGCGCCTGCGCACCCGCTGCCTtccggggcacggcggggcacgtccggaggggaaggggggcgcggggcggggccgggagggggcgTGGCTCCCGGCCAGTCCGCCCCGCCCCTCGCGCTCCTCCCGGGAGGCGGGCGCCGCGCGGCGGGAGCGCGGAGGCCGTGCTGTCCTCGGGAGGCGGCGTTGCCCCAGAGGGTCGCGCAGCCCTCGGGAGGAGCGGCGGGTTCTCGGGCTCCTTCAGCTTGAAAGAGCGCTCCGGAGGCCTTCAGTCCGGCCCGCTCCAGCGCAGGGCCAGCCGGAGGGCAGACCGGGTTGCGGAGGGCTGTGTCCGGTCGGAGCTCCACAACCTCCAGGCAGGGAGGCTGCGCTCCCTGTTTGGGCAACCTATTCCTATGCCTGGGTGTCCTCACGGTGAAAAAACGTTTTTGTCGTACTCGCCTCGATCTGTTGATGGTGCTGTATTGGTCCAGCCCGGGATGCTGCTGGCCGCCTTTGCCTGCAGGGAACGTGTTTCGGTGGCTCGTGTTTAGCTTGCTGtcccccaggtcctttccagcAGAGCGGCTCCCCAGCCAGCCATTCCCCAGTGTTGTCGCGAGGGACTACTCCTTCCCAAACGCAGATTTGCATTTGTTGACTATCAAAAGGTTTGTGTTGCCTAatccctccagcctgtctaggtccctctgtaCATGAGGGTATTGATTGGCCCCCAGATTTGATGTCATCTGTGAACTTGATGTGACCATGCTTCAGGTCACTGATAGATATTAAATAGAACATGTCCCAGGATAAATCCCAGCAGTACTGCATTTGTTATTGGCCTTCAGGCAGAGGTACAAGCCGTTATCTCTGTCCTCGGAGTCCCATTGTCCAACCAGTTGTTAGCCATCTAGTTGGCCACCCACCCAGACCATAATGTTTAGGATACAAGAAGATTGTGGGAGTCTGTTGAAAGCTGTGCTAAACTTGAGGTGAATGCCATCCACTCCTGTCCCTCGTCTGCAGATCTAGTCACTTTGTCATAGGAagcaatcaggttggtcaggaTGATTTGCGGTCAGTCAATCCATGCTGATTGTTCCTAAGCACCTCCTTCATGTGCCCAAAAATGTATTCCAAGAGGATTTGTTCTATGATTTTCCCAGGGACCTGAGCGTGACTGGTCTGTGGCTCCCAGATTCTCCTCTTGGTGTTTTCTGAAGGTGGGGGAACATTGGCTTTTCTCCAGTCATTGGGACCCTCCCTCAATTTGCTTTCAAAGATGACAGTCTTGCTCTGACTTCAGCCAGCTCTCAGCACCCTTGAATACAGCCCAACTGGACCCAAAATCACTTACCCTACTCAGCAACCATCCCTCGTGTCCTTGTTTGGCCTTTTGCTACTACTGTAGCagtagaagctcttcttgttgcccttgacatcctGGCCCATTTCAACTGTAGGTGAGCTTTTATTCTCCTAAGACAATCCCTACATGCCTGAACAATGTTTCTAGAGTCCTTCTTTGCAGCCTATCCCTGACTTTACCTCTTGTATTACTGTCTTTTTGCACTGGAGTGCTGTCCTAAGTTCGCTGTTCAGCCAAGCCAGTCTCCTGATAGATCTACTTGTTTTCCCGAGTATCAGGAGGGACTATTTTTGTGATTGGAGGAGGTTGTCCTTAAAGACCTGCTGCCAGCTTTCCGgagctcctttgcccttcagagctgcctcccaTGGGATACTGCCTACTGGTTCTCTGAATAAACCAGTCTTTCTCCTGAAGTCCGGGGGCTGTACTCTGCTACTCATCTTCCTCACACACCTCTCAGCATCTTGAACTCCACTATTTTCGGGTCGGTACAGTTGAGGCTACCAGTGATTATTGCATGCCAAACCATTTATTCCTTATGTGTGAATAATCAAGGCAGAACTGCTGTACCTCCATTTCAGTTTAGAAATGCATTGACTGACTACATGGAAGTAGCTTAATTGTGGGATGCTTATTCCATCCAGTTCCACACTGGGTAAGTGCATTGTTTTGAGATCAAATCTAGCCTGGAACTATTTTGGCCTCATTCTCACAGCGCTGTGTGCACCCTGGCAGCTCTGGGCTGTCTGCATTCATCACACAAGTAAGCTGCTACCTGGATAACGCAGCTATGCATAACCAGGGGTTAATACACATGAAATTAGGAGTCTTAGTCATTCACTCTTCTCCTCTAGATTTTTACCTCCTTTGCCTTTCTATTTATGGCTTTATTCCTTCTCATCAGATGTCTTCCAACAGAATTTGTCGCTCTGTCAGTGTGCCAGTacaaagagaaaggaattaaaataccCTAGTCTCTTGACAAGCTGCTTTATGTAATGATTTATGCTTTCATTCTGTTGGTGGTGTTCATGGAGCAACAGTGGAATAGTTGATGGCTTCAAGACTTCCCTAGACTGAGAgtgaaaaaaatcttggaaaatggaagttttaattttctgttttgtgatttgtacaaatgaacaaaataaataaaactggctaggaaaaagaaaagctatccTTTGTTGCCATGTAGGTGTATGAAGTATTGATTAGAGAAATTACTGAAAGGCTAGGAACATGCAGAGTAGCCAAATAAGGCGAACTCACTAAAATCTTCTCAGCACTGGTAGAACTTATGCATATGGTACTAGCTGTGGTGTTTTATAATCTGATAATTGTATTAGCCTTGCTCCTATCTCTGCATAGGCTTTGCATATTTTAGAGCAgccatattttaataaaacatcaaCATATTGTGacatgttaaaacaaaacagaaaaagtcaaGTGACTGGGACATCTCTGAAAATAAGCCAGGCTAGTCTTGTAAGATAGGACTGAACAGTATGTTTGAAGTCTGACTGTACTGGGTCAGCATAGCATTAATAGGATAAAACTAAAGGGACTATTATTAGTGACTCAAGTTCAAATTTTTCACATCAGTCTCATCCAAGTACATTTTTCTGCAACATTTGAAGTCCGACATGACTAAATTTTACTAGATATGGTTTAACTGACTTAGTACGATCATTTTCTCTTGAAAGGTGTTTGACGTAGCTAACAGAGCTGTCTTGGAAAAATAAGTTAATCTCTGGATAAGAAATACTTTTGCTTAATACAGCATGCAATGAATATAAAGAGTGTGCTTTTAATTTAGCAAGTTCACAAATTATTAGTTACACTTACAAGGGAAATTAGGTTTGTTACTTTCATCAGTGTTACCGCGGTACACTAAACATATTCTGCTGTAGCCCTCAATTTCACTTTGATTAtgaaagtatgtatttttccTTAAGCCATTTGTCACACTTACTGAAATGCTAAGATTTAAAATTACATAATTGCAAGCCATTCTACCTCATTACTTATTTAAAGAGATGTTTCTATATATCCCTAATTTTATACTTTCTCCTAGCAAAAGGGACATACAAGTAGcaattttttctgctgtaaacAGGTCTTTGAGgtttaagattattttcttagTGTGCATCCCAAAAGTTCCAGTACCGGGCTTGTGTGCCTCCGGATTACTTGATGGCAGATGTCAAAATCCCAGGTCTCTGTAACTGTACTTCTTgcaacaaaaccagcacaaagaaTATGCAGAAATTAAACCAGGAGTAAGAAGTCCCTTACAAAAGAGATCTCAGAAGAGAATCTCCCCGCTAGATCTGGATTTCAAGCACTAGTTTTCTGTAGACTGTGTTCTTTTGTAATCCTAGGGTAAGCCCCTAGCTATAATCTAATTAACTGTCAGATAGATGGATGCTTACAGTGCAAGTTATTCACTTACTCAAAGACTACTTTCTCAGAAGAACGGAGGCACCTGTCTTTGTAACAGGCAAAAGTTTGGCACGGCAAAAGTTTTCTTGTTATAATCCTTTGCCTCTCATCAGTTCTACAGGCTTAACAGATGACAGGAACATAGCCTCAAGTACCTTTTTTCATCCAACAGTTAGTCTCTCATGTCTCTTATTACTCTTACTCAGAAATATGTGGACTTTTTTAGGTGTATGTAACTGAGGGGAGATGTAGAAAAATCCAATTTACATTGGAAGTTGAGACTTTTTGGGAAGGAAAGCCAATGAAAGGATATGTATTATTAAAagttatatatacacacaccagaTTTTGGGTTTGTTAGCAtaaatttccattttatattaAGACTAGACTCTTTTCTAGcatttcttcagaggaaaagaaatattttgtcagGTTTATAGTGCGTTAAAATaaacacaaggaaagaaacaggTTCACAATATAAAATCTTCAGTAGTAACTCCAGTTTTGTTGGTATATTTTTCTTTACCAAATCCTCTATAGCATATACAAAAACAGCAGAATAAGTAAGAGCCTTTAAGTATCagttcaggaagaaaacagtCTTGTCTGGAGTACATTTCATCTGCTTTAACATCATCATTTAAACAGTCTGCATTAAGAACCAAAAAGCCAGAGTAATACAGAATCAAATACCTGGGACATtgaaacaatctttttttcttaggtAATATTCAGTAATAAACActtataaaaacacatttttcttgtaattaacATAGCTTTCAATATATGGATTGGTGCCATAAGTAGTCTAAACCAGAGGTTCTTCATTGAGCAATTTTCACTGGGCTTTTTatgccactgaaaaaaatctgtagaggGGCATAAAATTCATGACCAGCAAATATCCCCGTGGATAAACCTCCTTAAAGCAGCCATTTTTCTTACACCATTATTACACCATCATCAATAGCTTGTTCAAGAATACAGTTTGCTACCAGAATAAGCGTATCAGGAAACCGGTGCCATCACGTTTGTGTATCAGTTCCCGATTGTCTGCAAAGATGACCAAGGTAGCTGGAATGGTTTCAAGTAGGTAGTTGATGGCAATGTTAGTCAACTGATTGGTGTACCCATTCCTCCATTTAGTGTGCTTTACTTCTTGTAACTTGCAGAAACAAgtaattattttcctgttgcaaaataATTCGTACtgctgcacagattttttttttttttttacatttaattattgTTACATATACCAAGGCTTTCAGTTCAAGGACATACAAGGTCTTAATTTATAGAAttataatttatgtttttataagTTACATCATGGCTACACACTTAAGCCATATCTACACTACAAACTTTGGCCAACCATCAGGGAGAATAGGTGTGATCCTCAGTACCACACTGCACATACAGACTGCTGTAAATGCCATTATACTGGGGGAAAACCCCAAATCCctcctttctgcagaaacacaCTCACAGTTTTGCTGGTATGAGTTACATCCACGCCAGGGCCCAGGAATACTCTGCCAGTATCATATGCTAGCACAGTTACACTGGCAGTGCTCCTGGGCTTCCTGTAGCTTCAATCCaacttctatttccttttttttttttttcttcctttcaactgTTGTGGTTGCACAGCCCCTTTacttttttaatcttcaaagcaGCATAGCACATGTTTTCACAAAAGGAAATATTCAAAATGGtcatttaaaaaactttattACATCAGTGAATCTGCAAATagtatttatttcaaacaaagccacattatctttttttcttctttcatctagATTTAGCTGTACTCAATAGTAGTAAAAATGGGACTATAAAATGTAGAATGGAGAGGAAATGGAAAAGTTGAGATGTAATCTGAGGACTACTCAAATATAGTGTACTTTCAGCTCTTCTACCCAAAATGCAGCCAATTTGTATAGATTTATGCCTTACATTTTCATATCAGTATGTTTGTTAtagaatgcaaatattttatacCCAAATAAAAATCTCCTACAGGTTAGCAATATCTTTAATCATATAATGTAGATTCTGTTAATGAACTTGAAATAATTTAGCCTCCTGTTACAGACAAGGTGACATTAACTGGATTTATGGAAATGGTCATCAATTGCACTAGATGGGATGAGCAATGGAAATGCTCAGACTTTCTATCTACTGGTATTTCAACCCACCAGAGGATTTTTCAGCTTAATAATAAATACTCAGTCCAGTCTCAAAATAATGAAGTTTTTGAATCCCTCATTAAGTTTGCCTAAAAGTGGAAAAATTCTACTGGAGCATCATATAGTCTTGAGATGTatttcaatgcttttaaaaaaaaaaagttttaacagtTCTAACAATTTAGGAATCTAACTAAGTATTCTCCAGTAATGGTCTTTGCAAATTTCAAATCCATGAGCTTACTTCAAGAAGGCAGTCACATATGTGGAAATCTTAAGTCAATCCAGAATATGAACAAGACAAGTTTCCTtggcttttaatttcttcattagtTTAAGATCCAAGGAACTGTAGGTTTTGTTCacttgataggaaaaaaaaaaagttactttaaaactctgatttaccaaaaaaataaaagcccggAGATTTGCAGacataataaaatttatttaaattccatGCATTACGGTAGCTACAAGTGTAGTCATATGAAACTGAAGGACAATAACTTCTTCTGTCCATACAATGTAGCTGTAAGTGAAATGAATGGGAGTTCCACAgttacaaagaaacaaacaaaaccaaaaaaacccaaaaaaggtAAATCTGTTTCAGTTTTGAGTTATCTGTGAATTCAGATACAGTCACTAGACTGTAAACTTTTGGGGGAGGAGATGGGCTCGCCACAATTGTACAATTGAAAATGTTTAGTTTAAGACATTCTGAAGAAGCTCTGAAGATACCTTTTAATACTTCCTACTAATActctgggaaatgaaaaaaaatccgtTAGCCTTCATCCTAATTGTTAGAATCAGGATCGCAATTGTAGACAGTCCACTTTCAAAGTGCAGCTAAACAGGGTTTTATTATGCAGCTCCTTCAAGTTGTACTGAGTAAGCTTTATTTTGAAccagttttgctttaatttctcaaGAAAAACTTCACTGGTCCTCATAAGCTTACATTGCTTTTTGATATGCAAAAATTTACAGACTGTACTTGATTCTGACCCTCCCATATTTCAGTATGTGCAAACTCTTAGGGATTTAAATAGTCTTTCTCCCTCTCAGTTCAGACTGATCTTTAAAACAGCAAGGATTATCCAGCCCTCTAAATTAAAGACAGGGTGAACTGAGTAACTTATATAACTGGCACTTTTTAATTGGCCCAGTTCTCCCACAAAATGCAGCTCTTATAAATACTAATAGGCACTATTGCCACAAATTCTCTTATTTTTGCAAGTTTCACTGATTCACTGGTTGTTAGCATTTTCTGCAGTTAAGAATTTAATAATGCTGAATTTTTATAAAGACACAATATGTAGTTCTAGCCTTTAAAATTGACTTACTGTGTCTAGTAATGATGTTAAGTCAACCTAAATTTGCTGAAGATATTAACAAATGTAAAGCTAATGAAGGCGCCACATTTGCatgaatgttttttaattttaagaatgcATTCAACAAAGGGAAGGGGCAAAcctattattttaatacaaacttGGTTGAGTGCCCAATTGCCTCATTTAAAACTGTGTGTGTGGGGACGCTGAGGAGTTTAGAAAAGTCCAAGTAACCAAATATCTAGGTTACTGGAAAGTTAAAAAGCTAATGCAACTGCGTTACATCCGGATAAAAAACATTATTCAAAAGCAATTCAAATACCGAAAAAGATTTCAAATTGAATAGTTTATTAACGTGGTAGTCATCTTTGTaacatgtgcacacacactcgCACACTCTGAATGATctgcctggaaaaaaagaggTCTTAATATATATGCTGGGggaaattaaacattaaaaatcctTTAGATTTTCATAATTATAGGCAATTATGTCCACATCACTTACAAAGCTATTGCCGAATCTTTCCAAGGAAGcagaatttgggagaaaaaaaaattctttttgggAAAATTCAACAGTGGCATAGCAGAGCTCTCAATATGAGAAAGCTGACATAATGTGGACCTTTGCTGTGAAATTTGTCTTTGCAAAATATGGGGAGAAGTTTATCAATGGGCAGAAAATAAGAAGGCGGTGTGAAGTAGGCTTTTGCAGAGTCGATTTTCCTCACAGTATTGTGCGGGGTCATTGAGAAAAATGCTTAGTCCTTCTCTGGAACCAGTTTCAGAACTTTTCCAATTGCAATGGTCTTA from Mycteria americana isolate JAX WOST 10 ecotype Jacksonville Zoo and Gardens chromosome 12, USCA_MyAme_1.0, whole genome shotgun sequence encodes the following:
- the RSL1D1 gene encoding ribosomal L1 domain-containing protein 1, with protein sequence MAKGPEHLERAQVKKAVEALLAFSRSKAKGDALLLNESENVHLVVTVWKVPRVAQVIKIPLPHGIRPETAEVCLFTKDEPNLSAEQTENLYRKLLIQNGIRSVSQIISYKTLKKEYKLFEAKRRLLNRFDLFLSDDRIRRLLPSHLGKHFYERKKAPLSVNLKARNLAKELQKHIQGTTLPVTNKGCCYTARIGHTGMKVDEILDNIIAAAEVIAKKLPKNWKNVKILHLKTLKSVALPIFTASISNLDELDRQPSLKKKEVKKVKNKKPKKAGKKLNSSQVPLTTEMNAAAATKELVIKEKVEVAQEPGDHDDEEIPQLVPVQTTSLAELKKMEPSPEKGDNLGKKTKTPLGKRKKQPLALETPKTKHKVTEECADLKSSPKQKKAEQLSMPKEAIKEKETKKTPKKPEAKSFATPKAGKSVQSTKKSSKTPKQTPKKARRPQSA